Genomic window (Achromobacter sp. B7):
GCGAGCATAGGGCATAATTTTGAATGCCGTTCAAATTTTGGCCGAATTCAAAATTTGAATTTGGCGGCATTCAGCGCTCGGTTTTTTCATGGTGGCCAACCCAAGGAGTTGCAATGAGCGGGGCAATCGAAAAGACATTGGCATTGCTTGAATACCTGGCCAAGCACCCCGACGGCGTCGCGCTGGCAACGGTGGCCGACGACCTGAACCAGTTGCGCAGCGGCTGCCACCGCACCCTGCACGAGCTGATGAAGTACGGCTACGTGCGGCAGACGCCGGTGCGCGGCGAATATGCGTTGACGACCAAGCTGGCGTCGATGGGTTTGAGCTTTCTGGGGCGTTCGGGCGTGGTCGACATTGCGCAACCGGTCATCGACCGCTTTGCCCTGGCCACCGGCGAACTGGTGCGGCTGGCCATCGTCGACGGTAAGCGGCTGACCCTGGTGGCCAAGGCGCAAGGGGCAAAGTCGGGGCTGCTGTATGACCCCGACATGGGCATCGACCTGCGCCTGTCTTGCAGCGCGGCCGGCCACGCCTGGCTGATGACGTTGCCGGAGGACCAGGCGATTGCGTACGTCACCGAACAAGGGCTGGGCAAGCCGCGCGATTTCGGGCCGAACGCGCCCACGTCGATCCGCGCGTTGCTTGCCGGCCTGGACGGCCACCGGCGGCGCGGGTACAGCATGCTGCAAGACGTTTATGCGGCGGGCATGAGCGCGATGGCGGCACCAATTCGCCGCCCCGGCCACGCAAGCACCGGCATCCTGGTGGTAGCCGGCCCGTCGCAACGCTTGACGCTGAAGGCAATGGAAAAGTTCGGGCCGGCGCTGCTGCGCGCGGCCAGCGAGCTGGCGCAGGCGGCAGAGGCGTCGCCGCTGCTGCGCTCGGCCCGCGTGGGCACGTGGGGCAATGGCCCGACCGCAGAGGACTAGCGCGCCGTGGCCGGTTCACGGCCTACTTCGCCGTATCGTCGCCGTCACTACGGCCCTGCATGGGAAAGCGCTTTCGGAACATCGGCGACGCCAGGCTTGCCAGCGCCAACTCTTCGGTGGCCGCCAGCAACTGAGGGCCCAGTTCCAGCATGCGCGCTTCGGTCAGGCGCATGGCAGGGCCCGCGATACTGAGCACGCCGATGGCGTCTTCGCCCTTGCGCTGCACGGGCGCCGCCATGGCCGTCATGCCGGGCGCGAACACTTCGTTGATCATCGCGTAGCCGCGCTTGCGGCCGGCTTGCAGCATCTTGGTCAACGCCGCAATCGTGGTGGGCGCGTTGGGGCCATATTCCGCCGGCGAACCGAAGCCTTGGCGCGACACCAGATCCAGCGCGCGCTCGTCCGACATCGTCAACATCCACGCGTGCCCGGACGCGCTGCACGACAGCCGCGCGTCCGATCCCATTTCCGGGTCGTACCGCAAGCCGTGACGCGCGCCCTGCGCCTTGGCGACCCACGTCAGCCGTTCGTTATCGACGATGGCCAGGCGCACCAGCTCGCCGGAGATATCGGCCAGCCGGTCGACCAGCGGCTGCGCGATATCGACGATGCCGGTCGCCGCCAGATAGCTCAGGCCAATGGAGGCCACGCGGGCGGTCAGCGCGTAGTCGCCGTGGTCGCGGATCTGCCTGACGTAGCCGCAACGGCACAGGTCGGTCAGCAAGCGATGGGCGGCGCTTTGGGGGATCTCAAGCTGCTGCGCCAGCGAGGCTAGCGGCACGCCTTCGGGTCGGGAGGAAAGGTGCTCCATGACGGCAAGCGCGCGTTCGAGGACTCCGGCCATGTCATCTCAACAAGTAATGGGGTGATGGATGATAACCCTAGGTGGAAAACTATTCCACTCGGAATTACATTCCACTACCGAGTCCTCCAAGACATCGAAAACATTCCAAAAAAATCACGGAAGGAGACAACGATGAAGACCCGCATTTTCTGCCTGGGCCTGATGGGCCTGCTGTGCTCGACCGCCATGACGGCCCATGCGCAGGACATCCAGGAACGCACCATCCGGTTCGGCCACCTGAACAACACCGACCACCCCGTCAGCGCGGGCGTGCAGAAGTTTGCCGAGATCCTTGCCAGCAAAAGCGGCGGCAAGATGAAGGTGAAAGAATTCCCCGCATCGCAGCTGGGCAATGAAATGCAGCAGCAGTCCGGCCTGCAAGGCGGCGTGCAGGAAATGTCGGCGCCCGCGTCCACGTCGCTGGCCGGCATCGTCAAGGAATTCGGCTTGATCGACCTGCCCTTCTCGGTCACCGACTTTGGCCAGGCAGACGCGCTGCTGGACGGGCCGCTGGGCCGCGCGCTGATCGCCAAGCTGCCTGAAAAAGGCCTGGTTGCGCTGGGTTTCTGGGACCTGGGCTTTCGCAACGTGACTAACTCCAAGCACGCCATCACCAAGCCCGAAGACCTGGCTGGCCTGAAGATCCGTGTCATTCCCAACCCGGTATTCCTGGACACGTTCAAGGCGTTCAAGGCCAACCCCGTGCCCATGCCGTTTGCCGAGCTGTACGGCGCGCTGGAATCCAAAGCGGTGGACGGCCAGGAAAATCCGTACTCGGTGATTCTGTCGAACAAGTTCTACGAAGTGCAGAAGTACGTCAGCGCGACCAACCACGTTTACGCCGCCAACATCGTGCTGGTCAGCAAGAAATTCTGGGACAAGCTGTCGCCCACCGAACAGCGCCTGATGCAAGAGGCGGCCGACGAGGCGCGTGGCTACCAGCGCAAGGTCAGCCGCGAAGCCGCGCAAAAAGCCGTGGCGGAATTGCAAGCCAAGGGCATCCAATACAACACGATCGAACCGGCGGAAAAAGTCCGCATGCAGCAGGTCGTCAAGCCGGTCATTGAGCACTTCACCGGCAGCTACGACCCCGCCATCGTCAAGCTCTACAACGACGAACTCGCACGCATCCGCAAGTAAACGCACCGGCGTATCCATCATGAAGATTCTTGTTTTGCACGGCCCGAACCTGAACCTGTTCGGGCGCCGCGAGCCGCACATCTACGGCACCACGACCTTGGCTGAAATCAACCAGCGCCTGGCCACGCTGGCGGACGAATTGGGCGTGGAACTGGCCACGCTGCAATCGAACCACGAAGGCGCGTTGATCGACTTTCTGCACCAGAACATCGACGCGGCGCAAGGCGCGCTGGTCAATCCGGCCGGGCTGACACAGCACGGCGTGCCGCTGCACGACGCCATCAAGGCAATGCCGTTTCCGACGCTGGAGGTGCATATGTCCAACATCGCCGCGCGCGAAACGTGGCGCGCGCATTCGATCATTTCGCCGGCGGTGCGAGGCACCGTGCAAGGGCTGGGGCCGCATTCGTACCTGACGGCGCTGCGCGGGCTGGTCGACATCCTGCAAGAAGCGCGCGCATGACACCGCGCACGCTTTGCACGCTGAAGGGGGCGGCTTCATGGTTTTCATAGACGGGTTCATCGCGGTCGCGTGCCGCGTGCTGGAACTGGCCATCGCGCTGCTGCTGGCGGCGATGGTGGTGCTGGTTTTCGGCAACGTCGTTGCGCGCTACGGCTTCAATTCCGGCATCACCTTGTCGGAAGAACTGTCGCGCTGGATGTTCATCTGGCTGACGTTCCTGGGCGCCGTCATCGCGCTCAAGGAACGCGGCCACCTGGGCATGGACATGGTGGTGGCCAAGCTGCCGACGGCGGGCAAGAAAATATGCCTGGTCGTGGGCCAGATCATCATGCTCTACATCGTGGGCTTGATGTTCAAGGGCAGCTGGGAACAGGCCGTGATCAACGCGGACGTCAGCGCGCCGGTCAGCGGTTTGCCGATGGCGATCGTGTATGTGGCGGGGCTGGTGTTCTCGTCCTTGGCTGGGCTGATCATCGCGGTGGATCTTTATCGCGTGCTGGCCGGCAAGCTGCGCGACCAGGACCTGATCATGGTCCAGGAATCCGAAGAAGCCGTGCAGCTCAAGCAGATTCTGGACGACGCCAACCACGGCGCGCCGGGGAGAAGCGCATGACCATCTTCGTATTCATCGGGTCGCTGCTGGGCGTGATGGCGTTGGGCGTGCCCATTGCCTTTGCGCTCTTGGCCAGCGGCGTGGCGCTGATGTGGCATCTGGATATCTTTGATTCGCAGATCCTGGCGCAGAACGTGATCGGTGGCGCGGACAGCTTTCCGCTGCTGGCGGTGCCATTCTTCATGCTGGCCGGCGAAATCATGAACGTGGGCGGCTTGTCCAAACGGATCGTGGACCTGGCCCTGGCGCTGGTCGGGCACGTCAAGGGCGGGCTGGGCTACGTCACCATCATGGCGGGCTGCCTGTTGTCGGCCTTGTCCGGTTCCGCCGTGGCGGACGCGGCGGCGTTGACCGCGTTGCTGCTGCCGATGATGGTCAGCGCGGGCCACAAGAAATCAACGGCCGGCGGCTTGATCGCGGCCACGGGCGTGATCGGCCCGGTGATCCCGCCCAGCATCGGCCTGGTGATTTTCGGCGTGGCCGCGAATGTGTCGATCTCGAAACTGTTCATGGCTGCAATCGTTCCCGGCTTGCTGATCGGTGGCGCCTTGTGGCTGACGTGGGCTTGGCTCGTCCGCCGTGAAAAAGTGGTGCCGCCGCCGCGTAAATCCGCCAAGGAAATCGGCACGGCGGCGCGCAATGCGCTGTGGGCGCTGATGCTGCCGGTCATCATCCTGGTGGGCCTGCGCATGGGCGTCTTCACGCCGACGGAGGCCGCCGTGGTGGCCGCCACGTACGCACTGCTGGTATCGACGCTGGTCTACCGCGAGCTGAAGCTGAATCAGTTGTACGCGGTGTTCGTGTCGGCCGCCAAGACAAGCGCCATCGTCATGTTCCTGATTGCCGCCGCCATGGTCAGCGCGTGGCTGATCACCGTGGCCGACCTGCCCGCCAAAGTCGTGGACATGCTTCAGCCATTCATCGGCAACAAGATCCTGCTGATGGCGGCCATCATGGTGTTGGTGATGGTGGTGGGCACCGCCATGGACATGACGCCCACCATCCTGATCCTGACGCCCGTGCTGATGCCGGTGGTGCGCGCGGCCGGCATCGACCCGGTGTATTTCGGCGTGCTGTTCATCATCAACAACTCGATCGGCCTGGTGACGCCGCCCGTGGGCACCGTGCTGAACGTGGTGGCGGGCGTGGGCAAGATGAAGATGGACGACGTCACACGCGGGGTCATGCCATTCATGGTGGCCGAGTTCGCCATCATGTTCCTGATGGTCGTTTTCCCGGCGCTGGTGATCGTGCCCGCGCGCTGGTTCGGCGGGTGATGCGCAGGCGTTGTGCGGGGCGGGTCAGGCCTGCACCCGCACAGCCGTATCGCACGCCCTGATCCGCTACACAAAGGAGAAATTTCGCAATGTCCGATCTTGCCCAATACCGGCGTCCGTTCTGGAACACCCAGCCCGCTTACCGCTTCGACGCTTATGGTTCCACGCTGCTGCGGTCGCCGAATGAGCCGCTGATCGCCGTGCCGCAAACCCTGTCCGAAATCACCGGCCCCGCGTTCGGCGCCGCCTTCGTCAAGCAGGGCGACAACGACCTGACGCGCATCGCCAGCGCCGACGCCATCGGCGAACGCATCATCGTGTCCGGCCGCGTGCTGGACGAGAACGGTCGGCCGGTGCCCGATGCGCTGATCGAAATCTGGCAGGCTAACGCCGCCGGCCGCTACCTGCACAAACGCGATCAACATGACGCACCGCTGGACCCGAACTTCAGCGGCGAAGGCCGAACGGTAACGGACGCGCACGGCCGCTATCAGTTCAAAACCATCAAGCCGGGCGCCTACCCGTGGGGCAACCATTACAACGGCTGGCGCCCGCAGCACATCCACTTTTCGTTGTTCGGCCGTGCGTATGCCACGCGGCTGGTCACGCAGATGTATTTCCCCGGCGATCCGCTGCTGGAATTCGACCCCATCTTTCAATGCGTGCCGGACGCCAAGGCGCGCGCCCGCCTGGTCGCCACGCTGGACTGGGAAACCACCGTGCCCGACTACGCGCTGGGCTACCGCTTCGATATCGTGCTGCGCGGCCGTAACGCTACCCCGATGGAGTAACGCATGCTCTACCCCACTACCTCGCAAACCGTCGGCCCCTACCTGCACATCGGCCTGTCCGGCCTGAACTGTGCGGACTTGACGGCGGGTCAGCCCGACCTGGGCGCGCCCCCGGTCGTGATTGAAGGCCGCATCATCGATGGCCAGGGCAACCCGGTGCCCGACGGCATGATAGAAATCTGGCAAGCCGACGCACGCGGCGTGTACCGTCACCCGGACGATCCACGCCATGCGGACAACGCCGCGCCAGCCGGCTTTACGGGATTCGGACGCGTGCCCACGGAAGCAGACGGCTCGTTCCGCTTCACCACGATCAAGCCCGGCGGCGTGCCGGCGCCCGACGGCTCGCTGCAAGCGCCTCATCTGCTGGTGTCCTTGTTCATGCGCGGCCTGCTCAAGCATCTGTCCACCCGCCTGTACTTCCCGGACGAAGCGCAAGCCAATGAACGGGATTGGGTCCTGCGCCAGACGCCTGCCGCGCGCAGAAGCACGCTGATCGCGCAGGCGTCGGACAACGGCGTACTGCGCTGGAACGTCGTCTTGCAGGGCGCGGGCGAGACCGTGTTCTTCGACCTCTGACCGAGTCAGCAACGGACGCAACATGACCATTCTTTCCGGCCTGACCGAACAGATCTATTCCGACCGCGACATCATGGGCCTGTTCTCCGGCCCCGGCACCATCCGGCGGATGCTGGCGGTGCAAGCCGCGCTGGCCCGCGCCCAGTCGCGCTGCGGCGTCATCCCGGACAGCGCGGCGCGCAGCATCCACAAGGTCTGCCATGCCGAAGACATCAACAGCATTCTGGACCTGGATGCCATCGCTTCCGCCTCCATGCTGGCCGGCAACATCGCCATCCCCTTCGTCAAGCAACTGACCGCCGCCGTGCGCCAGGCAGACGCCGAGGCGGCACGCTTCGTGCATTGGGGCGCGACAAGCCAAGACGTGCTGGACACCGCGCTGGTCTTGCAACTGCAACAGGTTGCCGCGCAGCTGGACCAGGACCTGGACGCGGCGCAACGCGCATGCGCCCGGCTGACCGCAACGCATCGCGACACGATCATGGTCGGCCGCACGTGGTTGCAACACGCACTGCCCACGACCTTTGGCGTCAAGACGGCCGGTTGGTTGGAAGCGCTGACCCGCTCGCGACAACGCTTGCGGCACGACGCCGAACAATGCGCCCTGCTGCAATTCGGCGGCGCCGCCGGCACGCTGGCCAGCCTGGGCAACGCCGCCCCCGATGTTGCGCGCGTCCTGGCCGAAGAACTGGGCCTTGCCCTGCCCGACATGCCCTGGCACACGCATCGCGACCGCCTGGCCGACTTGGCGGCAACACTGGGCGTGCTGACCGGCACGCTGGGCAAAATCGCCCGCGACGTGTCGCTGATGGCGCAGACCGAGATCGCCGAGCTAGCCGAACCCGCCGGCCCGGGGCGCGGCGGCTCCAGCACCATGCCGCACAAGCGCAACCCCGTCAGCAGCGCCGCCATCCTCGCCGCCGCCACCCGCATGCCACCGCTGGTGTCCACCATGCTGTCCGCGATGGTGCAGGAACACGAACGCGCGTTGGGCGGCTGGCAAGCGGAATGGGACGTCCTGCCGCAGATCTGCGCGTTGGCGGGCGGCGCATTACGGCATCTGGCGAGCCTGCTGGACGGGCTGGAAGTTCACCCGGAAAACATGATCCGAAATCTTGGTGCGACGAATGGCTTGATTCTGGCCGAAGCGTACGCGCTGGCGCTTGGCGGTCGAATGGGTCGTCTCGAAGCGCATGAATTGGTCGAACGGGCGTCCAAGGAGGCGGTTCGCAGGAACTGCACGCTAAAGGTTGCGATGCAGGAAGCGCTGGCGGCGCATGAGGGCACGCGGGATCTGCTTGGGAAGGAAGAGCTGGATCGCTTAAGTGATCCGGCGGCTTATCTGGGGCAAGCGGGGGAGGTTTGTGATCGGGTGTTGGCGGGGTGGAGGGGCGTAGGGGAAGCACGGCGGGGTAGCCGATGAAGTCTCGACGTTTTGCAGTCTTGAAGTCTTGAACTCGCAGATAACATCAGGATTCGTCCGGCATCTGCCCATTTCCGAAGCAACGCTGTTGTGTACTGCGGTGTAGCGCTTACCCTGGCCACATGGAAAACGCCACGAGGGCGCCGCGACCTCAAGCAAGTCGGCTTGTAGGCGCGATCCGTCAGGAGAACCCGGTGCTCTACCCCATCTACGTACACAAGGAAAAGGGCAGCGCCTACGGAGCGGCCTTCCCGGATTTCCCCGGCTGCCACGCGGCGGCATCCTCGCTGCAACACCTTCCAGCCGCCGCGCAAGAGGCAGTCGAAGCGCACCTCTATGGCCAAATCGAGCCTATCGCCCCGCCCAGCGCGCAAGAGGCGTGGGCGCAGAAGAAGGCATTTCAAGGTGGATTCTGGATGCAGGTGGACATCAACCTATCCAAGATCGGAGCCCCTCTGCCCCAAGGCTGAATATCAGCCGGCCTTTCTGATCGTGCGGTCCTACACGTCTAGAATCACTCCTTTTAGGCGGACGACCCCTATGCGCACCTATCAAGGCTCCTGCCATTGCGGCGCGTGCCGCTTTGAAGTGGACATGAACCTGGACCATGTCCGCAGCTGCAATTGCTCGATCTGCAAGCGGCGTGGCGCGCTGATTCATCGCGTACCGACCGCAGCACTGCGCATGTTGACGCCGCTGGATGATTTGAGCGTTTATCAGTGGGGCTCAAAGACCGCAAAGGACTACTTTTGTCCGCACTGCGGGATCCTTCCGTTTCGAGTGCCCAGCGCCCCCACGGCTCAAGAGCTGGCGCAGGGAAAGCAGGCGTTCGTCGGTTGGGCGGTCAACGTGCGGTGTCTTGATGGGGTGGATTGGGCGGGGGTGCCGGTCCTGAAGGTGGACGGGGCGGGGCTGGCGATTTGAAAATCAACAGAAAGTTGTTAGTAGCGCAGCAGAAAGGCGCTGAGCAATGCGGGAAGCTATGGGATGGTGCCCAGGTTTGGCTGGCACAAAACGGGGCGTACAAGATCCAGAGCGTGTCCAGCTCGGTGATCCAGACCTATGGCCCCACGCGCAACTCTCCGCAGCTGGCTTACACGGTCATCAAGGAACCGGGGCCTTACGGTACTCACACCATCAAGATGGCTGCAACCTGCGACAACATGTTTGGGTGTCAACCCAACGCTTTCATAGCTATCGCCAATTTCAAGGACTATCTGTTGGCCCTGCCGTAACCCGCCAGGAATATACGAATCGCCGACCGCCCGCAGACTTGCGGGCTTTTTATTGCAGCGGCGTCCGGCGCGGAGGTATGCCGCCCTTTCGGCACGCGCCATAAAGCAACGCCGTAGACGAGCGTATTAGTCCATTTAGCTGTTAGCGAATTTCGAAAGGGGTATGCCCTTGAGTTAGCTGACTATTCTGGCGCGGCAGGAGGGGCTCGAACCCCCGACCCCGGGCTTAGAAGGCCCGTGCTCTATCCAGCTGAGCTACTGCCGCGCAGTCGTTGACACCCGGCAAGAGATCCGGGCGGCGCATTTTACCTTGTTGCGGGAAACTTTGCGGCGGCTCCTTGCTCCTACGCCGGCGCCCCTACTCTTCCTCGATGTCCGCGTGCGTCGACACCCACAGCACAATCGCGTCTTCCGGGCTCAGGCTGATGACGCGGTGGCCCATGCGGCTGTCTATATAGAAGCTTTCGCCGGATTTCAGACGGGCCGGCTCGTAGAACTCGGTGAAAAGCTGGACTTCGCCTTCCAGCACGTAGACGAATTCCTCGCCGCCATGGCGGCTCCAGTCCTGGAATTCGTCGAACGACCGGGCCTTGACGCGGGTGTGAAACGGCATCATGCGTTTGTGCGACAGGGCCGTGCACAGCAGGCGGTGGTCGTAGTACGGGGTTTCGTATTGGCGGCCCTCGCCCTGGCGGCTGAGGCTGCGGCGGCCGGTGCCCATGTGGGCGTCGGACGCGGTGAAAAGTTCGGCCACGTCCAGTTCCAGGCCCGCGGCGATCTTGATCAGGTTGTCATAGGTGGGCGACAGCAGGCTGTTTTCTATCTTGGACAGCGTGGACGCGGCGACGCCGGTGGCCGCCGCCGCCTGCTTCAGTGTCCAGTCACGCGCCTGGCGCAGGGCTCGCAGCCGTTGTGCCAATGCGCTTTGTTTGTTGCCTTGCATCCTGTGTACCTTGTCATGCCCGCGTAGTGCGCTCCCGCCACCAGTCGCGCGCCTGGTAAGACCAATAAGTCAGTTGAACCGCCGCCGTGCCCAGGCCGCCGCCGTTCCAGGCCAGGCCAAAGGGTGCGAACAGTTTGTAGCGCTGCGTGTCGCCGGTGATCCCTTCGGCCACGACGCGTCCGCCGATCGAGGTGGTGTTCATGCCGTGCCCGCCAAACGCCGTGCAGTACCACACGTCCGGCGCCAGTTGGCCGATTTGCGGCATCAGGTGGCGGGCGTAGGCCATGCGCCCCGACCATGCAGTTTCAACGCGCACGCCTTTTAACTGCGGGTAGACGGACAGCAATTCGCGGCGCAAGGACTCGGCCAGATCGGGCGGGTCGTCGACACGGGTGGTGATTCTACTGCCCCAGCCGATGCGCCCGCCATCGAGCACGCGGTAATAATTGCCGGCGCGCCGATCGTCGCCGATGGCGGCGGTGCTGCGGATGGCTTCCTTGACGCGGTCGCCCAGCGGTTCGGTCAGCATGATGTAGGTGGCAATCGGCAACATGGCGCGCCGCAGCGCCGGCACGACATCGCCCGTGTAGCCGCCGGTGGCCAACACCACGGCGCGCGCATCGACCTGGCCTTGCGCCGTCTTCAGGTGTTTGACCGCGCCTTCCAGCGCCAAACCGGTGACCGCGGAATCTTCATGGATGCGCACGCCCAGGCGCTGGCATTCTCGGGCCAGCGCGCGCGCGTAATTGAGCGGATGGAAGTGGAACGAAGACGGGTCTTCAATGCCCTGGTGATAGACGTCGGACACCAGCCGTTCGCGCACCTGCTCGCGCTTCAGAAAACGCACGTCGCGGCCGAAGTCACGGCGCTGCGCCTCGCACCACTGCTGGAGCGCATCGGTGGCTTCGTAGCGCACCACGCGCAGGCGGCCGTCGACCTTGTGCGCGTCGGCGATGGCCAGCGTACGGATGTTGTCGCGGATGATCTCCACGCCTTCCATCGACAGCCGATACAGCTGCCGGTAATGGTCTTCGTCCACATGGCGCTTGATGGCGTCGGCGCCGGCAGAGAACGCGGGCGACACCGAGCCGCCGTTGCGGCCCGACGCGCCCCAGGCAATGCGCCGCCCTTCAAGCAACGTAACGCTGCGCCCACGCCGGGCCAGTTCCAGCGCGGTGGACAAGCCCGCCAGCCCGCCGCCCACCACGCAGACGTCGGTGCTGGCCACGCCGGCCAGCGGCGCGTAGCGCGTATCGCTGCCGGACAGGGTGCGCTTGTAATAGGTGTCGATGTACTCGGAGGCCATGCCGGTGGGGTCCGTGTCAGTGCAGGCTTGCGCCTTGCAGGCCGCCCGTCAGGCGCTTTTCCAGCCAGTTGGCCAGGCGCAGCAACGGGTAGCAGTAGATGAAGTAGATGGCGGCGATCAGGCCGTAGATGAATAGCGATTTGGCTGGAAAGGTGATGATGAAGACCTCGCCCTGGCGCGTCAGTTCGGTGATGCCGACCACCGACAGGATGGCGGTGCTTTTGATCAGCATGACGTAGACGCCGCTCATCGGTTGCACGATCAGGCGCATGGCCTGGGGCAACACCACCAGCCGCAGGATTTGCAGGGGCCGCAGGCCCAGCGTCATCGCGCCTTCGGTCTGGCCGCGCGGCACGGACTGGATGGCGCCCATGACGATTTCGGCAACATAGCAGGAC
Coding sequences:
- a CDS encoding FAD-binding oxidoreductase, with product MASEYIDTYYKRTLSGSDTRYAPLAGVASTDVCVVGGGLAGLSTALELARRGRSVTLLEGRRIAWGASGRNGGSVSPAFSAGADAIKRHVDEDHYRQLYRLSMEGVEIIRDNIRTLAIADAHKVDGRLRVVRYEATDALQQWCEAQRRDFGRDVRFLKREQVRERLVSDVYHQGIEDPSSFHFHPLNYARALARECQRLGVRIHEDSAVTGLALEGAVKHLKTAQGQVDARAVVLATGGYTGDVVPALRRAMLPIATYIMLTEPLGDRVKEAIRSTAAIGDDRRAGNYYRVLDGGRIGWGSRITTRVDDPPDLAESLRRELLSVYPQLKGVRVETAWSGRMAYARHLMPQIGQLAPDVWYCTAFGGHGMNTTSIGGRVVAEGITGDTQRYKLFAPFGLAWNGGGLGTAAVQLTYWSYQARDWWRERTTRA
- a CDS encoding amino acid ABC transporter permease; translated protein: MLDSYLSTAGVVLPFLLKGFWETLKISFVAIIAGSLLGFVIGVIRSYHIRVIHQLLGLYIHVLRGTPFLVQLYIFYFVLPSSGIELLHWDSGTAAFVSLSVYTSCYVAEIVMGAIQSVPRGQTEGAMTLGLRPLQILRLVVLPQAMRLIVQPMSGVYVMLIKSTAILSVVGITELTRQGEVFIITFPAKSLFIYGLIAAIYFIYCYPLLRLANWLEKRLTGGLQGASLH